Proteins from a single region of Pyrus communis chromosome 6, drPyrComm1.1, whole genome shotgun sequence:
- the LOC137737410 gene encoding probable serine/threonine-protein kinase WNK9 → MNGGTASEEEFSEFVEVDPTGRYGRYNEVLGKGASKTVYRAFDEYEGIEVAWNQVKLYDFLRNPEDLERLYREIHLLKTLKHNNIMKFYSSWVDSTNRNINFVTEMFTSGTLRQYRLKHKRVNIRAVKHWCRQILKGLLYLHSHDPPVIHRDLKCDNIFINGNQGEVKIGDLGLAAVLRKSHADRCVGTPEFMAPEVYEEEYNELVDIYSFGMCILEMVTFEYPYSECTHPAQIYKKVINGKKPEALFKVKDPEVRRFVEKCLVTVSHRLSARELLRDPFLQVDDYGYDLRPIEYQRDMYEIGPLLRQPHSSLHQSNSSLSNGHGNYLGYETENDLDYNPIDYGLSEIDLFACQEDEHLGDVDLTIKGRRKEDDGIFLRLRIADKEGRIRNIYFPFDTENDTALSVAREMVSELDITDQDVTKIAEMIDGEITTLVPEWIKGCGIEEIPHCNNASFCQNCASYGSILDYASPDIPGVKHLQVLQCSKHGSAAVHGRFEEITYQVEGAEHSLTGAPRTSNHSDGLHYADIWAQREGPELSSQGSGDSSDIQCNENHEALDVTNFGKEERIIMMDNQSDSKARKSFSEKLSASSDRLDDYENELRQELRWLKATYQMQLREIRDQQLGARPKASSLSPNSNHSGNRETNGASMSSASPQRTKENKKPSLKSFSSGKHFPYSPVDAEKKHLACPGVQNHEAFDGAYSPEQIITAKSFYIGALLPHSLHRATSLPVDAIDV, encoded by the exons atgaaTGGTGGTACTGCTTCTGAAGAAGAATTCTCTGAGTTTGTAGAGGTTGATCCTACTGGAAGATATGGAAGA tacAATGAAGTTCTTGGCAAAGGAGCTTCAAAAACAGT ATATAGGGCCTTTGATGAGTATGAAGGGATTGAAGTGGCATGGAATCAGGTGAAGCTTTATGATTTTCTGAGAAACCCTGAGGATCTCGAGAGGCTATACCGCGAAATTCATCTACTCAAGACCTTGAAACACAACAATATCATGAAGTTTTACTCCTCTTGGGTTGATAGTACCAACAGAAATATCAACTTTGTTACTGAGATGTTTACTTCTGGTACTCTCAGGCA GTATAGGCTAAAACACAAGAGAGTTAATATCAGGGCAGTGAAGCATTGGTGCAGGCAGATTTTGAAAGGGCTTCTCTATCTTCACAGCCATGACCCTCCTGTGATCCACAGAGATCTCAAGTGTGACAACATTTTCATCAATGGAAACCAAGGTGAGGTCAAGATTGGTGATCTTGGCCTCGCTGCTGTCCTCCGTAAATCCCACGCTGATCGTTGTGTTG GAACACCAGAGTTCATGGCTCCAGAGGTTTACGAAGAGGAATACAATGAGTTGGTTGACATTTATTCTTTTGGGATGTGCATCTTGGAGATGGTTACCTTTGAATATCCATATAGCGAATGCACTCATCCTGCTCAAATCTATAAGAAAGTTATCAAT GGGAAAAAGCCAGAAGCCCTGTTCAAGGTGAAGGATCCTGAGGTGCGGCGTTTTGTTGAGAAATGCTTAGTGACCGTCTCTCATAGGCTTTCTGCTAGGGAGCTATTGAGAGACCCTTTCCTCCAGGTTGATGACTACGGATATGATTTAAGGCCAATAGAGTATCAAAGAGATATGTATGAAATAGGGCCTCTCTTAAGACAACCTCACTCTTCACTTCATCAAAGTAACAGCTCTTTGAGCAACGGGCATGGCAATTATCTTGGTTACGAAACAGAAAATGATTTGGACTACAATCCGATTGATTATGGATTGAGCGAAATTGATCTCTTCGCTTGTCAAGAGGATGAGCATTTGGGAGATGTTGACCTCACAATCAAGGGGAGGCGGAAAGAAGACGATGGCATCTTTTTAAGGCTCAGAATTGCAGATAAAGAAG GCCGCATCCGAAACATCTATTTCCCTTTTGATACTGAGAATgacacggcattgagtgtcgcCAGAGAGATGGTTTCTGAGCTTGATATCACAGACCAAGATGTTACAAAAATAGCAGAGATGATTGATGGTGAAATTACTACCTTGGTACCGGAGTGGATTAAGGGATGTGGCATAGAAGAAATTCCCCATTGCAATAATGCAAGTTTTTGTCAAAATTGTGCTTCGTATGGTTCCATTTTGGATTATGCATCACCAGATATTCCAGGCGTCAAGCACCTCCAAGTTCTTCAGTGCTCAAAACACGGATCAGCTGCTGTCCATGGACGTTTCGAAGAGATTACATACCAAGTTGAAGGCGCAGAGCATAGTCTTACAGGTGCACCTAGAACATCAAACCATTCTGATGGCTTGCACTATGCTGATATCTGGGCTCAAAGAGAAGGACCGGAATTAAGCTCACAAGGTTCAGGAGATTCGAGTGATATCCAATGCAACGAAAATCATGAAGCATTGGATGTAACAAACTTTGGTAAGGAAGAGAGAATTATAATGATGGACAACCAGAGCGATTCGAAAGCAAGAAAATCTTTCTCAGAGAAACTTTCAGCCAGTTCTGATCGGTTAGATGATTATGAGAACGAGCTTCGTCAAGAACTACGATGGCTCAAAGCAACGTATCAAATGCAGTTGAGGGAGATTAGGGACCAACAGCTTGGAGCTAGACCGAAAGCTTCAAGCCtaagtccaaattcaaatcaCTCAGGGAACAGGGAAACAAATGGAGCTTCAATGTCCTCGGCTTCGCCCCAGCGGacgaaagaaaacaaaaaaccttccTTGAAATCGTTTTCCTCGGGGAAGCATTTCCCATATTCTCCGGTGGATGCTGAAAAGAAACATTTGGCATGCCCTGGTGTCCAAAATCACGAGGCATTTGATGGGGCTTACAGTCCTGAACAAATCATCACTGCAAAGAGTTTCTACATTGGTGCATTGCTTCCACACTCCCTTCACCGGGCAACTTCTCTACCGGTCGATGCTATAGATGTTTAA